A stretch of Acidimicrobiales bacterium DNA encodes these proteins:
- a CDS encoding NADPH:quinone oxidoreductase family protein: MRIWRSHELGEPLAVLRLEDEEVIEPGPGQVQIRTTAVGLTFPDVLSCRGDYQVPTKLPYTPGGETAGVVTALGDGVEGIEVGTAVAVLGGGLREVNTVGASSVFPYPTGALSAGQAAAVPVNYGTAWYALHDRAHLEAGETVLVTGAAGGTGTACIQLALAAGAIPIAVVGGEEKAAVVRDLGVEHVVDHQQIPAWVDTVREMSGGGVDVCFDAVGGDAYHQARRCMAWDGRLLIIGFVGGIADAPTNHILLKNYSVVGVHWGASLMRDPGAVARQLGEVFALAEQGAVAPPLYPPFAFEDAAQALQDLADRKVYGKAVVETTASQPLRSRR, translated from the coding sequence ATGCGTATCTGGCGTTCCCACGAACTCGGCGAGCCGCTCGCCGTTCTCCGACTCGAGGACGAGGAGGTCATCGAGCCGGGGCCGGGTCAGGTGCAGATCCGCACGACGGCGGTCGGCCTCACGTTCCCGGACGTGCTGAGCTGTCGGGGCGACTATCAGGTGCCCACCAAGCTGCCCTACACGCCGGGGGGCGAGACGGCGGGTGTGGTCACGGCATTGGGCGACGGTGTGGAGGGCATCGAGGTCGGCACCGCGGTCGCCGTGCTCGGCGGTGGCCTGCGGGAGGTGAACACGGTTGGCGCAAGCAGCGTGTTCCCGTATCCCACCGGCGCCCTGTCCGCCGGCCAGGCGGCCGCGGTCCCGGTCAACTACGGCACGGCGTGGTACGCCCTCCACGACCGGGCGCATCTGGAAGCGGGCGAGACCGTCCTCGTGACGGGCGCGGCCGGCGGCACCGGCACCGCGTGCATCCAACTCGCACTGGCGGCCGGGGCGATCCCGATCGCGGTGGTCGGCGGCGAGGAGAAGGCGGCGGTCGTGCGCGACCTCGGTGTCGAGCATGTCGTGGATCATCAGCAGATCCCTGCGTGGGTGGACACCGTGCGGGAGATGTCGGGCGGGGGCGTGGACGTGTGCTTCGACGCCGTCGGTGGCGACGCCTATCACCAGGCGCGCCGGTGCATGGCGTGGGACGGCCGGTTGCTCATCATCGGCTTCGTGGGCGGCATCGCCGACGCCCCCACGAACCACATCCTGCTCAAGAACTACAGCGTCGTCGGCGTGCACTGGGGTGCGTCGCTGATGCGAGACCCCGGCGCGGTCGCGCGCCAGTTGGGTGAGGTGTTCGCCCTCGCGGAGCAGGGCGCGGTCGCGCCGCCGCTGTATCCGCCGTTCGCCTTCGAGGACGCGGCCCAGGCGCTCCAGGATCTCGCCGATCGCAAGGTCTACGGCAAGGCCGTCGTCGAGACGACCGCATCGCAGCCACTACGGTCCCGGCGATGA
- a CDS encoding GNAT family N-acetyltransferase — translation MRFDLPLSPDGVRHELRDGSSIVLRPIRPTDADELRNGFARLSERSRFLRFFTPMQTLPDALAERLASIDHVTHRAWVAYDPEADAPPPGLGVGVARLIEVADDPRSAEAAVAVADDYHNRGIGRALIAVLGGTAVAAGYETLLMHVLAENAAMLEIARSLGPVRSTRRDGAAIEIHVGLEHSTDEAIAEGALYDLLRLAARHQAE, via the coding sequence GTGCGGTTCGACCTCCCCCTCTCGCCCGACGGCGTACGCCACGAGCTGCGCGACGGTTCGTCCATCGTGCTCCGGCCGATCCGGCCCACCGACGCCGACGAGCTGCGCAACGGATTCGCCCGCCTGTCCGAACGGTCGCGCTTCCTGCGCTTCTTCACCCCGATGCAGACGCTCCCGGACGCGCTGGCCGAACGGCTGGCCTCGATCGACCACGTCACCCACCGCGCCTGGGTGGCCTATGACCCCGAGGCCGACGCGCCCCCACCCGGTCTCGGCGTGGGCGTGGCCCGGCTCATCGAGGTCGCCGACGACCCACGATCGGCCGAAGCGGCCGTTGCCGTCGCCGACGACTACCACAACCGCGGAATCGGGCGGGCCCTGATCGCCGTGCTCGGCGGCACCGCGGTCGCCGCGGGCTACGAGACCCTTCTGATGCACGTGCTGGCGGAGAACGCGGCGATGTTGGAGATCGCCCGATCGCTCGGACCGGTGCGTTCGACCCGTCGTGACGGTGCCGCCATCGAGATCCACGTCGGCCTGGAGCACTCGACCGACGAAGCCATCGCGGAAGGCGCGCTCTACGACCTGCTGCGCCTGGCCGCCCGACATCAGGCGGAGTGA
- the pheT gene encoding phenylalanine--tRNA ligase subunit beta, translated as MKVTLSWLREFAPDIDGDPVELGETLSALGLAVEEMAIIGDVVEGVVLARVVDLRPHPDADKIQLVDVDDGSGGGPLQVCCGAFNMSVGDLIPFATIGTTMPNGMEIAQRELRGQTSNGMCCSGAEIGFGDDADGILILNDRVVEGAELGMPLGDALGIENDVLWDLEVNANRPDAMSVAGVARDLAAALGVPFSFPDHDADRSDEHVDDLLSVEIVDPSLCGRFVATVLRNVTVGQSPVWMQNRLIQLGMRPINSIVDISNYVMLELGQPNHTFDLATVPNGRLRVRRAVEGETLVTLDGVERTLTSIDGVIADETDTVISLAGVMGGASTEISETTTDVLLEMAWWDPPSISRTVKRLNLPSEASTRFRRGCDWGENIDRAMRRFVQLASEQGAVAVAGQIDEAGEVPDRTPVRVRPAKVNGLLGTDLAAEEMTAHLTSIGFDVEPVDGDLDVTIPTWRWDTATETDIAEEVARMYGYENIARTVPKGKAAGGLTEYQKARRLVRDVLVGAGIDETFPMPFLAPGDLQNAGLPEDGVTLTNPLHAEESVLRTSLLPGQLKAIAYNQSHREPDTRFFEIGHVYLPAPPGELLPDEREYLAVALAGEEAPSAVAILDLLERTLALPNVRVQPDRAPGLHPTRTAEVVIAGRPRGYVGEVDPTVLENYGVVGRVAWIELDLGAVLDGPHGNRRYTPVSKFPSSDIDLAFEVPEDVPASSVEASLRKGGGALLRTVALFDVYRGEGVADGSRSLAYRLRFQADDRTLTDAEVAEVRQSCIEQAAAKSRAVLRA; from the coding sequence ATGAAGGTCACCCTTTCCTGGCTGCGGGAGTTCGCGCCCGACATCGACGGTGATCCCGTCGAGCTCGGCGAGACCCTCTCCGCGCTCGGCCTCGCCGTCGAGGAGATGGCGATCATCGGCGACGTCGTCGAGGGCGTGGTGCTCGCCCGGGTGGTGGACCTGCGCCCCCACCCGGACGCCGACAAGATCCAGCTCGTCGACGTGGACGACGGCAGCGGCGGGGGCCCGCTGCAGGTCTGCTGCGGCGCCTTCAACATGTCCGTCGGTGACCTCATTCCCTTCGCGACGATCGGCACCACCATGCCCAACGGTATGGAGATCGCCCAGCGCGAGCTGCGGGGTCAGACCTCGAACGGCATGTGCTGCTCCGGAGCAGAGATCGGATTCGGCGACGATGCCGACGGCATCCTCATCCTCAACGACCGGGTGGTCGAGGGCGCCGAACTCGGCATGCCGCTCGGCGACGCGCTCGGCATCGAGAACGACGTGCTCTGGGACCTCGAGGTCAACGCCAACCGGCCCGACGCGATGTCGGTCGCCGGCGTCGCCCGCGATCTCGCCGCTGCCCTCGGCGTGCCGTTCTCCTTCCCGGACCACGACGCCGACCGATCCGACGAGCACGTCGACGATCTGCTGTCGGTCGAGATCGTGGACCCGTCCCTGTGTGGCCGATTCGTCGCCACCGTGCTGCGCAACGTCACCGTCGGCCAGTCGCCGGTCTGGATGCAGAACCGGCTGATCCAGCTCGGGATGCGGCCGATCAACTCGATCGTCGACATCTCGAACTATGTGATGCTCGAGCTCGGACAGCCGAACCACACCTTCGATCTCGCAACGGTGCCGAACGGCAGGCTGCGGGTGCGACGGGCGGTCGAGGGCGAGACGCTCGTGACCCTCGACGGCGTCGAACGCACGCTCACGTCCATCGACGGTGTCATCGCCGACGAGACCGACACGGTTATCTCCCTCGCGGGCGTCATGGGCGGCGCCTCCACGGAGATCTCCGAGACGACCACCGACGTGCTCCTCGAGATGGCCTGGTGGGATCCGCCCTCCATCTCCCGCACCGTGAAGCGTCTCAACCTGCCGAGCGAGGCGTCGACCCGGTTCCGCCGCGGCTGTGACTGGGGCGAGAACATCGACCGAGCCATGCGGCGCTTCGTCCAGCTCGCGTCCGAGCAGGGGGCCGTGGCTGTCGCCGGTCAGATCGACGAGGCCGGCGAGGTGCCGGACCGCACACCGGTACGGGTTCGTCCTGCGAAGGTCAACGGTCTCCTCGGCACCGACTTGGCCGCCGAGGAGATGACCGCGCATCTCACCTCCATCGGCTTCGACGTCGAGCCGGTCGATGGCGATCTCGACGTGACGATCCCGACCTGGCGCTGGGACACCGCCACCGAGACCGACATCGCCGAAGAGGTCGCTCGGATGTACGGCTACGAGAACATCGCCCGCACGGTGCCCAAGGGCAAGGCCGCCGGCGGCCTCACCGAGTACCAGAAGGCCCGTCGGTTGGTGCGTGACGTGCTCGTCGGCGCCGGCATCGACGAGACGTTCCCGATGCCCTTCCTCGCCCCGGGCGACCTCCAGAACGCCGGCCTCCCCGAGGACGGCGTCACCCTCACGAACCCGCTCCACGCCGAGGAGTCCGTGCTGCGGACGTCGCTGCTTCCCGGCCAGCTCAAGGCGATCGCCTACAACCAGTCGCACCGCGAGCCCGACACCCGGTTCTTCGAGATCGGCCACGTGTACCTGCCCGCGCCGCCCGGCGAGCTCCTCCCGGACGAACGGGAGTACCTGGCCGTCGCCCTCGCCGGCGAGGAGGCCCCCTCGGCGGTCGCCATCCTCGATCTGCTCGAACGCACGCTGGCGTTGCCGAACGTCCGCGTGCAGCCCGACCGGGCGCCCGGGCTGCATCCCACCCGCACCGCCGAGGTGGTGATCGCCGGGCGACCCCGCGGCTATGTCGGCGAGGTCGACCCGACCGTGCTCGAGAACTATGGCGTCGTCGGCCGGGTCGCGTGGATCGAGCTCGATCTCGGCGCAGTGCTGGACGGACCCCACGGCAACCGCCGGTACACGCCGGTCAGCAAGTTCCCGTCGTCCGACATCGATCTCGCGTTCGAGGTGCCCGAGGACGTGCCCGCCTCCTCCGTCGAGGCGTCGTTGCGCAAGGGCGGAGGCGCCCTGCTGCGCACCGTGGCGCTGTTCGACGTCTATCGAGGCGAGGGGGTCGCCGACGGATCCCGCTCGCTCGCCTACCGGCTCCGGTTCCAGGCCGACGACCGCACCCTCACCGACGCCGAGGTCGCCGAGGTCCGCCAGTCCTGCATCGAACAGGCGGCCGCGAAGTCCCGCGCCGTGCTGCGCGCCTGA
- the pheS gene encoding phenylalanine--tRNA ligase subunit alpha, giving the protein MIEELEQTAAEATARLADVEDLDALAAIDAEYLGKKSAITQAKKQLGGLDPEDRKAAGQAVNEIRGRIEAAVADARTRLASAARAAQLEAERLDLTEIRDEIRRGSLHLVTQSRDRLEDVFVGMGFTIAEGPEVESAWYNFEALNIPEWHPARGSFDTIFVNLGEPEQVMLRSHTSPVQIRTMENQEPPIYIVAPGRTFRTDTADATHLPAFNQIEGLVVDRGITLGDLSGTIDEFVRAFFGGEVKTRLRPSYFPFTEPSAEFDISRPDGSWLELGGCGMVHPNVLRNCGIDPDEWQGFAFGFGIDRLAVMRYQLDDIRELVNNDVRFLRQF; this is encoded by the coding sequence ATGATCGAGGAGCTGGAACAGACCGCTGCCGAGGCGACCGCCCGCCTGGCCGACGTCGAGGACCTCGACGCTCTGGCGGCGATCGACGCCGAGTATCTCGGCAAGAAGTCGGCGATCACCCAGGCCAAGAAGCAGCTCGGCGGGCTGGATCCCGAGGATCGCAAAGCCGCCGGTCAGGCGGTCAACGAGATCCGGGGTCGTATCGAGGCGGCCGTCGCCGACGCCCGCACCCGGCTGGCATCAGCGGCGCGGGCTGCACAGCTCGAGGCGGAGCGGCTCGATCTCACGGAGATCCGCGACGAGATCCGCCGGGGCTCGTTGCACCTGGTCACCCAGTCACGCGACCGGCTGGAGGACGTCTTCGTGGGCATGGGCTTCACGATCGCCGAGGGCCCCGAGGTCGAGAGCGCCTGGTACAACTTCGAGGCGCTCAACATCCCCGAGTGGCATCCGGCCCGGGGCAGCTTCGACACCATCTTCGTGAACCTCGGTGAGCCCGAACAGGTGATGCTCCGGTCGCACACCTCGCCGGTCCAGATCCGCACGATGGAGAACCAGGAGCCGCCGATCTACATCGTCGCTCCGGGGCGCACCTTCCGCACCGACACCGCTGATGCCACCCATCTCCCCGCGTTCAACCAGATCGAGGGACTCGTGGTGGACCGCGGGATCACCCTGGGCGATCTGTCCGGCACGATCGACGAGTTCGTCCGGGCGTTCTTCGGCGGTGAGGTGAAGACGCGGCTGCGTCCGTCGTACTTCCCGTTCACCGAGCCGAGCGCCGAGTTCGACATCTCCCGCCCCGACGGATCCTGGCTCGAGCTCGGCGGTTGCGGGATGGTCCATCCGAACGTGCTGCGCAACTGTGGCATCGATCCCGATGAGTGGCAGGGCTTCGCGTTCGGGTTCGGCATCGATCGTCTCGCCGTCATGCGCTACCAGCTCGACGACATCCGTGAGCTGGTCAACAACGATGTCCGCTTCCTGAGGCAGTTCTGA
- a CDS encoding GNAT family N-acetyltransferase codes for MDHIVRDNPDRNRYELIVDDRIVSIADYSLDGTNVVVPHVETDPAMRGQGMADRLMRGMLDDLRAGGRTITPLCPFAAAFVRNHPDDHDLLT; via the coding sequence GTGGACCACATCGTGCGCGACAACCCCGACCGCAACCGCTACGAGCTGATCGTCGACGACCGGATCGTCTCGATCGCGGACTACTCCCTCGACGGCACCAACGTCGTCGTTCCCCATGTCGAGACGGACCCGGCGATGCGGGGCCAGGGCATGGCCGACCGCCTCATGCGGGGCATGCTCGACGACCTCCGGGCCGGCGGACGCACGATCACGCCGCTGTGTCCCTTCGCCGCTGCCTTCGTCCGCAACCACCCCGACGACCACGACCTCCTCACCTGA
- a CDS encoding RNA methyltransferase, translating into MAPDPGSHVLGAQNPRIAELRRLLGRRSSRSAEVVLEGPRTVAEALDAGHVPSVVIVPESGDGHVLLADLPDGVEIIVTRDNVFDRLAPAVSPQPMLALVPRPVAALPAAFGANDVALLLAEVGDPGNVGTLIRVADAVGAVGVVCVGGADPWGPKTVRSSAGSVLRVPIVQAETLAAASAALRAAGARVIGTDVREGEPHDGGVLSGPVAIVLGSEPHGLDRAEVDVDAWVRIDMPGNTESLNVAMAGTLLAYEARRTPAS; encoded by the coding sequence ATGGCGCCTGACCCCGGGTCGCATGTGCTCGGGGCACAGAATCCGAGAATCGCCGAGCTGCGTCGCCTGCTCGGGCGGCGCAGTTCGCGTTCGGCGGAGGTCGTGCTGGAGGGGCCCCGGACGGTGGCCGAGGCGCTGGACGCGGGTCATGTCCCGTCCGTCGTGATCGTGCCGGAATCGGGCGATGGGCACGTGCTGCTCGCCGACCTGCCGGACGGGGTCGAGATCATCGTCACCCGTGACAACGTGTTCGATCGGCTCGCACCCGCGGTATCGCCCCAACCGATGCTCGCCCTGGTACCCCGGCCGGTGGCGGCCTTGCCCGCCGCGTTCGGCGCGAACGACGTCGCGCTGCTGCTCGCCGAGGTCGGTGACCCGGGCAACGTCGGCACGCTCATCCGAGTCGCCGATGCGGTGGGTGCGGTCGGCGTGGTCTGTGTCGGCGGCGCCGACCCGTGGGGCCCGAAGACGGTGCGCTCCTCGGCCGGCTCCGTGCTGCGGGTCCCGATCGTCCAGGCGGAAACGCTGGCGGCTGCGTCGGCCGCGCTGCGCGCCGCGGGCGCCCGGGTGATCGGCACCGACGTCCGCGAGGGCGAACCCCACGACGGGGGTGTGCTGAGCGGCCCGGTCGCCATCGTCCTCGGCTCCGAACCCCACGGCCTCGACCGGGCCGAGGTCGACGTCGACGCCTGGGTCCGCATCGACATGCCCGGCAACACCGAATCCCTCAACGTCGCCATGGCCGGCACCCTGCTCGCCTACGAAGCCCGCCGAACCCCGGCTTCTTAA
- the rplT gene encoding 50S ribosomal protein L20 gives MARVKRSVHSKKRRRVVLERAKGHYGNRSRSYKSANESVMHAGNYAYRDRRARKGEFRKLWIQRINAACRENGTSYSRFIAGLKAADIEVDRKQLSELAIHDPAAFAALVEAANGALTDA, from the coding sequence ATGGCACGCGTCAAGCGATCCGTTCACTCCAAGAAGCGCCGCCGGGTCGTCCTCGAGCGGGCGAAGGGCCACTACGGGAACCGGTCGCGGAGCTACAAGTCCGCCAACGAATCGGTGATGCACGCGGGCAACTACGCCTACCGTGACCGTCGGGCCCGCAAGGGCGAGTTCCGCAAGCTGTGGATCCAGCGCATCAACGCGGCGTGCCGTGAGAACGGCACCAGCTACAGCCGGTTCATCGCCGGCCTGAAGGCGGCCGACATCGAGGTCGATCGCAAGCAGCTGTCCGAGCTGGCCATCCACGACCCCGCGGCCTTCGCCGCCCTGGTCGAGGCGGCCAACGGGGCGCTCACCGACGCCTGA
- the rpmI gene encoding 50S ribosomal protein L35 encodes MPKMKTHKGAAARFKRTGTGKLKRRHQNKNHILEKKSPKRKRQLRKTAIVSKADEKNLRDLGV; translated from the coding sequence ATGCCCAAGATGAAGACGCACAAGGGTGCGGCCGCGCGCTTCAAGCGCACCGGCACCGGCAAGCTCAAGCGCCGGCACCAGAACAAGAACCACATCCTCGAGAAGAAGAGCCCGAAGCGGAAGCGTCAGCTCCGCAAGACGGCCATCGTCTCGAAGGCCGACGAGAAGAACCTGCGCGACCTCGGCGTCTGA
- the infC gene encoding translation initiation factor IF-3, translating to MFRFGATDSARQRRFRAHKEYRAIAPPSNEPRINDRIRAREVRLIGQDGEQIGVKALPEALNIARAAGLDLVEVADQANPPVCRIMDYSKWKYENNQRQKESKKKSSNLSVKEMKYRPKIGPGDFDTKTRKVEKFLGEGHKVKVTIMFRGREMQHPELGRKILDRVADTVEHVGKVEFHPRQDGRNMVMVLAPDKQAQARHKKQMEKEAAEAAAAESDDNAES from the coding sequence TTGTTTCGTTTTGGAGCAACGGATTCCGCCAGACAACGGAGGTTCCGTGCTCACAAGGAGTACAGGGCGATAGCACCGCCAAGCAACGAGCCAAGGATCAACGACCGAATCCGAGCCCGTGAGGTCCGCCTCATCGGCCAGGACGGCGAGCAGATCGGTGTCAAGGCACTGCCCGAAGCACTCAACATCGCTCGCGCCGCAGGTCTTGATCTTGTTGAAGTCGCCGATCAGGCAAACCCCCCGGTTTGCCGGATCATGGACTACAGCAAGTGGAAGTACGAGAACAACCAGCGCCAGAAGGAATCGAAGAAGAAGTCTTCGAATCTCTCGGTCAAGGAGATGAAGTACCGGCCGAAGATCGGTCCCGGCGACTTCGACACCAAGACGCGCAAGGTCGAGAAGTTCCTCGGCGAGGGCCACAAGGTCAAGGTCACGATCATGTTCCGTGGCCGTGAGATGCAACATCCCGAACTCGGTCGCAAGATCCTCGATCGGGTGGCTGACACGGTCGAACACGTCGGCAAGGTGGAGTTCCACCCCCGCCAGGACGGCCGCAACATGGTGATGGTGCTCGCGCCGGACAAGCAGGCCCAGGCCCGCCACAAGAAGCAGATGGAGAAGGAGGCGGCCGAGGCCGCCGCAGCGGAGTCGGACGACAACGCCGAGTCCTGA
- a CDS encoding DUF1844 domain-containing protein, giving the protein MSSLWTPGGEHPVDRSTPTPPSDAPPAGDPSLDDEIAAALPEGVTLDDLSPEERARAEEMIREMAEARGRLLETPAAMIVANHGMGLYELAALHLSQETPNFTEATVAIDALAAIIEKLEGRLGEAEATLTEALDQLRMVFVQLKNQGAPSES; this is encoded by the coding sequence ATGAGTTCACTCTGGACACCCGGTGGCGAGCACCCCGTTGATCGCAGCACCCCCACGCCCCCCAGTGACGCGCCGCCGGCCGGCGATCCGTCGCTGGACGACGAGATCGCGGCGGCGCTTCCGGAGGGTGTGACGCTCGACGACCTGTCGCCCGAGGAGCGGGCTCGGGCCGAGGAGATGATCCGGGAGATGGCCGAGGCGCGGGGCCGCCTGCTGGAGACCCCGGCGGCGATGATCGTCGCCAACCACGGCATGGGCCTCTACGAGCTGGCCGCGCTCCACCTGTCCCAGGAGACGCCGAACTTCACCGAAGCGACGGTCGCCATCGACGCTCTCGCCGCCATCATCGAGAAGCTCGAGGGCCGGCTGGGTGAGGCCGAAGCGACCCTCACCGAGGCGCTCGATCAGCTGCGCATGGTGTTCGTCCAACTGAAGAACCAGGGCGCTCCCTCGGAGAGCTGA